One Neoarius graeffei isolate fNeoGra1 chromosome 16, fNeoGra1.pri, whole genome shotgun sequence DNA segment encodes these proteins:
- the arl4ab gene encoding ADP-ribosylation factor-like 4ab, with protein MGNGLSEPHTIFPGLPSFQALHIVILGLDCAGKTTVLYRLRFNEFVNTVPTKGFNTEKIKLVLGTKGRTAAFHFWDVGGQEKLRPLWRSYTRCADGLVFVVDSVDTERMEEAKTELHKITRLQENQGVPVLVLANKQDLRSALPLGELERLLALNELGSHTPWHLQPTCAIIGEGLQEGLERLHGMISKRRKMMRQQKKKR; from the coding sequence ATGGGGAACGGTTTATCAGAGCCCCACACCATCTTCCCAGGACTACCGTCGTTCCAGGCCCTGCATATTGTCATTCTCGGACTGGACTGTGCCGGCAAGACAACAGTGTTGTATAGACTGCGCTTCAATGAGTTCGTGAACACGGTCCCAACTAAAGGCTTCAATACTGAAAAGATCAAATTGGTGCTGGGCACTAAAGGTCGGACGGCAGCCTTCCACTTTTGGGATGTAGGAGGCCAGGAAAAGTTGCGGCCGCTGTGGCGCTCATACACGCGCTGTGCCGACGGCCTTGTGTTTGTGGTGGACTCCGTGGACACTGAACGCATGGAGGAGGCCAAAACAGAGCTGCACAAGATCACAAGGCTGCAGGAGAACCAGGGCGTTCCTGTGCTTGTGCTGGCCAACAAGCAGGACCTGCGTAGCGCTCTACCACTGGGTGAGTTGGAGAGGCTTTTGGCGCTCAATGAACTCGGTTCCCACACACCTTGGCATCTCCAGCCAACTTGTGCCATCATTGGAGAGGGCCTACAGGAGGGTCTGGAGCGTCTCCATGGCATGATCAGCAAGCGGAGGAAGATGATGAGGCAGCAAAAGAAGAAGAGATGA